The DNA window GCGGGGATCTTTTTCGTATTTGACTTAACGGGTGAGGTTAGATGAGTAATCTTTTTTTTCGCGTTAGCGATTTTGTATGTGGTAAGTAGAAGTTATAAGATCCCATCTTACTTGAATATATCTAGATAAAGACTGTAAATGGAGGGCATGTTTATGGCATTAGTTTCGATTTATACTGTTGGCAGGCTAAACCACCCCTATGATCACCCTGCCTCTCGTGAGTTTTTTGAAGTGGGATATGAAGTATTCCGTCAGGCATCTGAATCAGGCCATCTTATTGAGGCGTTTTCACCAAATGGAGTGCTTTTCCCTGAAGAAGCCATTAAAGGGGAGGGTTTACCTATTCTTACACTAACGGTATGGAAAAACCTTCAATCCTTATATCGTTTCACCTATTCAGGTCAGCATAAACAAGCATTGCGAGATAGAAGCAAATGGATGGAGCCTTATCAAGAGAAACACCTTTCATATGTAGTGTGGTGGACAGAGAAGGTGA is part of the Psychrobacillus sp. FSL H8-0483 genome and encodes:
- a CDS encoding DUF3291 domain-containing protein, with the protein product MALVSIYTVGRLNHPYDHPASREFFEVGYEVFRQASESGHLIEAFSPNGVLFPEEAIKGEGLPILTLTVWKNLQSLYRFTYSGQHKQALRDRSKWMEPYQEKHLSYVVWWTEKVKDVSWEEAFKRYNYYIQHGPTPFAFDFKHAFDEKGETCMVK